One Egicoccus halophilus genomic region harbors:
- a CDS encoding nuclease-related domain-containing protein: MVDRAGWKVQLDPADADSAAGSSARAMAAELAAGKSGFRRFAERLFDVKTPERAWAKGAAGEEAVGRRLARLPEPWAVVHDLPIGTRGANLDHLVLGPSGVFSLNTKHLSGRVTVYDRAVLVNGRKTDVVPKLLREAALVQKRLTAAAGQDVNVWAVLVVMGCELEIRRRPSDFSVVGRRSLPRWFVRQRATAWPPAQIAELERLARWPQTWTPARPRQAPARTPSGLPRHLPTPTPATTPTPPTPTPPLRAAAATKPPPPPVSRDASHAPIAAVASPVFAVREWQRYGRHRYYANTSEGRTLGWIDVPTGELHVVAPADEEAVAGRLRAARAAALARRREVTTER, encoded by the coding sequence ATGGTCGACCGGGCGGGATGGAAGGTCCAACTCGACCCTGCTGACGCGGACTCCGCCGCCGGGAGCAGTGCGCGAGCGATGGCGGCCGAGCTCGCCGCCGGCAAGAGCGGCTTCCGACGCTTCGCCGAGCGGCTCTTCGACGTCAAGACGCCGGAGCGGGCCTGGGCCAAGGGGGCGGCCGGCGAGGAAGCGGTCGGCCGACGCCTCGCTCGCCTGCCCGAACCGTGGGCGGTCGTGCACGACCTGCCGATCGGCACGCGTGGCGCGAACCTCGATCATCTGGTGCTCGGCCCGTCTGGCGTCTTCTCGCTCAACACCAAGCACCTCTCCGGGCGGGTGACCGTCTACGACCGGGCGGTCCTGGTGAACGGCCGCAAGACGGACGTCGTACCGAAGCTGCTTCGCGAGGCGGCCTTGGTGCAGAAGCGCCTGACGGCCGCGGCCGGCCAGGACGTCAACGTCTGGGCGGTACTGGTGGTGATGGGCTGCGAACTCGAGATTCGGCGGCGTCCCTCGGACTTCTCCGTCGTCGGGCGGCGTTCGCTCCCGCGCTGGTTCGTTCGGCAGCGAGCGACCGCGTGGCCACCAGCGCAGATCGCCGAGCTCGAACGGCTCGCCCGCTGGCCCCAGACGTGGACGCCGGCACGCCCGCGGCAAGCACCGGCGCGCACGCCGTCAGGATTGCCTCGGCACTTGCCGACCCCGACACCTGCGACGACGCCGACACCACCGACGCCGACACCACCGCTGCGGGCGGCGGCGGCCACCAAGCCACCACCACCCCCAGTGAGCCGGGACGCGAGCCACGCGCCGATCGCTGCGGTCGCGTCGCCCGTGTTCGCCGTACGGGAGTGGCAGCGCTACGGCAGGCACCGCTACTACGCCAACACCTCCGAGGGGCGCACCCTCGGCTGGATCGACGTGCCCACCGGCGAGTTGCACGTCGTGGCGCCCGCCGACGAGGAAGCGGTCGCCGGTCGCCTGCGTGCCGCACGGGCAGCGGCGCTGGCGCGCCGGCGCGAGGTGACGACCGAGCGCTGA